Proteins encoded by one window of Sinorhizobium arboris LMG 14919:
- a CDS encoding LacI family DNA-binding transcriptional regulator, with protein sequence MPQKPFVSAQEVAERAGVSRSAVSRTFTPGASVSPETRRRVVEAAEALGYHVNHLARGLMRNESGIVCLIVSEMSTPYRANLIRAMTQQLQNAGKIAMLINTDRSDSSVDLALRQAIRYRADASIILSGMPDRSITQLCLKNGQRLVLINRDDDQQGPLRINLDDAEAAGRVVTAFVRAGCRRLAFANSQAGTPSLMAREHGFVVAAKAMGLPVLVERHGPTGYESGRVLAQRLLTLDERPDAVFCATDLLACGFMDAARHQFRVSIPDQLCVVGFDDIEQAAWSSYDLTTFAQPVELIAGEAVAWLVNESGQEPVRQSVRFQPDLVWRSSVRGG encoded by the coding sequence ATGCCGCAGAAACCCTTTGTCAGCGCCCAGGAAGTCGCAGAGCGGGCGGGCGTATCACGTTCGGCCGTCTCCCGCACCTTTACGCCCGGTGCGAGCGTCTCGCCCGAAACGAGGCGGAGAGTGGTAGAGGCTGCAGAAGCGCTCGGCTATCACGTCAATCATCTCGCGCGCGGGCTGATGCGCAACGAGAGTGGCATCGTCTGCCTCATCGTATCGGAGATGAGTACGCCCTATCGTGCCAACTTGATCCGGGCGATGACCCAGCAACTGCAGAACGCCGGCAAGATCGCCATGCTGATAAACACCGACCGCTCCGACAGCAGCGTCGATCTCGCCTTGCGCCAGGCGATCCGGTACCGCGCCGATGCATCGATCATTCTGTCCGGCATGCCCGACCGGTCGATTACGCAGCTCTGCCTGAAGAACGGCCAGCGCCTCGTCCTCATCAACCGCGACGACGACCAGCAGGGACCACTTCGCATCAACCTCGATGATGCGGAAGCCGCGGGGCGGGTCGTCACCGCCTTCGTGCGGGCGGGATGCCGGCGCCTTGCCTTTGCGAATTCGCAAGCCGGCACCCCGAGCCTGATGGCGCGCGAACACGGTTTCGTGGTGGCGGCGAAAGCGATGGGCCTCCCGGTTCTGGTCGAGCGCCACGGGCCCACGGGTTATGAGAGCGGCCGCGTTCTGGCGCAGCGGCTGCTGACGCTCGACGAGCGCCCCGACGCGGTCTTCTGTGCGACCGATCTCCTGGCCTGCGGCTTCATGGATGCCGCGCGCCACCAGTTCCGGGTCTCCATTCCCGATCAGCTCTGCGTCGTGGGTTTCGACGATATAGAACAGGCGGCCTGGTCCTCCTACGACCTGACCACTTTCGCGCAGCCGGTCGAGCTGATAGCCGGGGAGGCCGTGGCCTGGCTCGTCAATGAGAGCGGACAGGAGCCGGTTCGCCAGTCGGTCCGCTTCCAGCCTGATCTCGTCTGGCGCTCATCCGTTCGGGGAGGGTAG
- a CDS encoding ABC transporter substrate-binding protein: MGLVKLAAAALAAGVTFVAFSAQADGNLNLICSADVVICEQMKGAFEKETGISVNMVRLSSGETYAKIRAEARNPKTDIWWAGTGDPHLQAAAEGLTLEYKSPMLGELHDWAVKQAESAGYRTVGVYAGALGWGYNTEIFKQKNLKEPKCWADLLDPSFKGEVQIANPNSSGTAYTALATLVQIMGEDEAFDYLKKLNANVSQYTKSGSAPVKAAARGETAIGIVFMHDAVAQTVEGFPVKSVAPCEGTGYEIGSMSIIKGAKNLDSAKKWYDWALSADVQSSMKEAKSFQLPSNKTAEVPEEAPKFEDIKLIDYDFKTYGDPTKRKELLERWDREIGAAAN, encoded by the coding sequence ATGGGTTTGGTTAAACTGGCTGCGGCAGCACTCGCCGCGGGCGTGACGTTTGTTGCCTTTTCCGCGCAGGCCGATGGAAATCTCAATCTGATCTGCTCGGCCGACGTGGTGATCTGCGAGCAGATGAAGGGCGCCTTCGAAAAGGAGACCGGGATCTCCGTCAATATGGTCCGCCTGTCGTCGGGCGAAACCTACGCAAAGATCCGGGCCGAGGCGCGCAACCCCAAGACGGACATCTGGTGGGCCGGTACCGGCGATCCCCATCTGCAAGCCGCCGCGGAGGGGCTGACGCTCGAATACAAGTCGCCGATGCTTGGCGAGTTGCATGACTGGGCCGTCAAGCAGGCCGAGAGCGCCGGCTACCGGACGGTCGGTGTCTATGCCGGCGCGCTCGGCTGGGGCTACAACACCGAAATCTTCAAGCAGAAAAACCTCAAGGAGCCGAAATGCTGGGCGGACCTCCTCGATCCGTCCTTCAAGGGTGAAGTCCAGATCGCCAACCCCAACTCTTCCGGCACCGCCTATACGGCGCTCGCGACGCTCGTACAGATCATGGGCGAGGACGAGGCTTTCGACTACCTGAAGAAGCTGAACGCGAACGTGTCGCAATACACGAAGTCCGGGTCCGCACCGGTGAAGGCCGCAGCGCGGGGAGAAACCGCAATCGGCATCGTGTTCATGCATGATGCGGTGGCGCAGACGGTCGAAGGCTTTCCCGTGAAGTCGGTGGCGCCCTGCGAAGGCACCGGCTACGAGATCGGCTCGATGTCGATCATCAAAGGCGCAAAGAACCTCGACAGCGCCAAGAAATGGTATGACTGGGCGCTCTCTGCCGACGTGCAGTCCAGCATGAAGGAGGCCAAATCGTTCCAGCTTCCTTCGAACAAGACGGCCGAGGTGCCGGAGGAAGCGCCGAAGTTCGAGGACATCAAGCTGATCGACTACGACTTCAAGACCTATGGCGATCCAACGAAGCGCAAGGAGCTTCTTGAGCGCTGGGATCGGGAGATCGGCGCAGCCGCCAACTGA